The following nucleotide sequence is from Candidatus Neomarinimicrobiota bacterium.
ATTTTATTTGAGCAAAACATTTTTAACACCCTTTACGACCGTGCCGATCTCATGCACTTCCAATAATCCTTTTACCGCACCCACATCACCCGGACTCACAACAAACACCATCCCGACTCCCATATTAAACGCCCGGTACATCTCGTCTTCATCCACATCGCCAATGGATTGCATCACATTAAAAACAGGTAAGACCGGCCATGATTCCTTTTTGATCTCCGCTGCGCAATCGTCCGGCAGAATGCGGGGAATATTTTCCACCAGCCCGCCACCGGTAATATGGGCGATGCCTTTTATATTGATTTCTGCATCCAACGCCGAAAATACATGATTCGTATAATTAATATGGGGTTCCAATAACGTGAGCCCCACTGATTTTTCCAATTCGGATATCGTATCGTTCACATCGTATCCGCCGATTTCGAAGAAAAGTTTACGAGCGAGAGAATAACCGTTTGTATGCAGACCGCTGGATGGCAACCCCAATACAATATCGCCGGGCTGAATTGTTTCCCCGGTAATTATTTTGTCTTTTTCCACCGCGCCGCTGATGACGCCCACCAGGTCGTGCTCACCGGGCAGATAAGTGTCAGGCATTTCGGCCGTTTCGCCACCGACCAACGATACACCTGTTTCCCGGCATGCCTTTACCATCCCGGAAACAATCTCTTCGATAATTTCCGGCTTCAGTCTGTCATTGGCGATGTAGTCCAGGAAGGTGAGGGGTCGGGCTCCCATGACAATAATATCGTTGGCGCAGGCACTTACGAGGTCGACGCCGATAGTGTCATACTTGCCCAACATCCGCGCTACGATTGCCTTTGTGCCGACGCCATCAACGCTCTGA
It contains:
- the purM gene encoding phosphoribosylformylglycinamidine cyclo-ligase, with product MSKVDYKSAGVDIDAGNEAVARIKDEVKSTFNTNVLTSVGSFGSLFDLKEVLNKYDHPVLVQSVDGVGTKAIVARMLGKYDTIGVDLVSACANDIIVMGARPLTFLDYIANDRLKPEIIEEIVSGMVKACRETGVSLVGGETAEMPDTYLPGEHDLVGVISGAVEKDKIITGETIQPGDIVLGLPSSGLHTNGYSLARKLFFEIGGYDVNDTISELEKSVGLTLLEPHINYTNHVFSALDAEINIKGIAHITGGGLVENIPRILPDDCAAEIKKESWPVLPVFNVMQSIGDVDEDEMYRAFNMGVGMVFVVSPGDVGAVKGLLEVHEIGTVVKGVKNVLLK